One genomic region from Balaenoptera acutorostrata chromosome 1, mBalAcu1.1, whole genome shotgun sequence encodes:
- the UBE2T gene encoding ubiquitin-conjugating enzyme E2 T isoform X1, which yields MQRASRLKRELSLLAAEPPPGITCWQDGDRMEDLRAQILGGANTPYEKGVFKLEVNIPERYPFEPPQIRFLTPIYHPNIDSAGRICLDVLKLPPKGAWRPSLNIATLLTSVQQLMAEPNPDDPLMADISSEFKYNKPVFLRNARQWTEKHARQKADEEETPDSPPEAGDSEGHSAAQKRRARHLGGVEKKFCPDV from the exons ATGCAGAGAGCATCCCGTCTGAAGAGAGAGCTGAGCCTGCTGGCCGCGGAGCCGCCCCCGGGCATCACATGCTGGCAGGATGGGGACCGAATGGAAGATCTGCGAGCTC agataTTAGGTGGAGCAAACACACCTTATGAAAAAGGTGTTTTCAAGCTGGAAGTTAACATTCCTGAGAG GTACCCATTTGAACCTCCTCAGATCCGATTTCTGACTCCCATCTACCATCCCAACATCGACTCCGCTGGAAGGATTTGTTTAGATGTTCTCAAATTGCCGCCAAAA GGCGCCTGGAGACCGTCCCTCAACATCGCGACCCTGCTGACTTCTGTTCAGCAGCTCATGGCCGAGCCCAACCCTGATGACCCGCTCATGGCCGACATC TCCTCAGAGTTTAAATACAACAAGCCAGTCTTCCTCAGGAATGCCAGGCAGTGGACAGAGAAGCACGCGAGACAGAAG GCTGATGAAGAAGAGACGCCTGATAGCCCCCCCGAGGCGGGTGACTCAGAAGGACACAGCGCAGCACAGAAAAGGAGAGCCAGGCACCTGGGGGGCGTAGAAAAGAAATTTTGCCCTGATGTTTAG
- the UBE2T gene encoding ubiquitin-conjugating enzyme E2 T isoform X2, whose product MGTEWKICELVGVAPGVTGHDPVKEILGGANTPYEKGVFKLEVNIPERYPFEPPQIRFLTPIYHPNIDSAGRICLDVLKLPPKGAWRPSLNIATLLTSVQQLMAEPNPDDPLMADISSEFKYNKPVFLRNARQWTEKHARQKADEEETPDSPPEAGDSEGHSAAQKRRARHLGGVEKKFCPDV is encoded by the exons ATGGGGACCGAATGGAAGATCTGCGAGCTCGTAGGTGTTGCACCAGGCGTGACGGGTCACGACCCTGTCAAAG agataTTAGGTGGAGCAAACACACCTTATGAAAAAGGTGTTTTCAAGCTGGAAGTTAACATTCCTGAGAG GTACCCATTTGAACCTCCTCAGATCCGATTTCTGACTCCCATCTACCATCCCAACATCGACTCCGCTGGAAGGATTTGTTTAGATGTTCTCAAATTGCCGCCAAAA GGCGCCTGGAGACCGTCCCTCAACATCGCGACCCTGCTGACTTCTGTTCAGCAGCTCATGGCCGAGCCCAACCCTGATGACCCGCTCATGGCCGACATC TCCTCAGAGTTTAAATACAACAAGCCAGTCTTCCTCAGGAATGCCAGGCAGTGGACAGAGAAGCACGCGAGACAGAAG GCTGATGAAGAAGAGACGCCTGATAGCCCCCCCGAGGCGGGTGACTCAGAAGGACACAGCGCAGCACAGAAAAGGAGAGCCAGGCACCTGGGGGGCGTAGAAAAGAAATTTTGCCCTGATGTTTAG